From Crassaminicella indica, one genomic window encodes:
- the mltG gene encoding endolytic transglycosylase MltG — MKSHKFKGIIFLLIVVIALGVGKIYFEKKIEPVNESSDTLVMVQIPIGASTKQIANILYEKHVIKSELAFRILSKMSKSDGKMQAGNYSFKQSMSVDEIIKSLISGDTVKDTVKVTIPEGFEFKQIVKRLEEKGLINKDKFIKIANNEDFDYKFLKDIPKGKNRLEGFLFPDTYEIAKNDTEREIIIKMLNRFDDIFEDAYYKRAKELNMSVNDIITLASIIEREAKVDKERPIVSSVFHNRIRKKMPLQSCATVQYVLGERKAKLSFKDVETDSPYNTYKHAGLPPRPIASPGKASIEAALYPSETDYLYFVVSKNGEHHFSKTFKEHLNAKNGIY, encoded by the coding sequence ATGAAATCGCATAAATTTAAGGGCATAATATTTTTACTTATTGTTGTCATTGCTTTAGGTGTAGGTAAAATTTATTTTGAGAAGAAAATTGAACCTGTAAATGAAAGTAGTGATACTTTGGTTATGGTTCAGATTCCAATAGGGGCTTCTACAAAACAAATTGCAAATATTTTATATGAAAAGCATGTGATTAAAAGTGAACTGGCTTTTCGTATTTTAAGTAAAATGTCAAAATCAGATGGTAAAATGCAAGCAGGTAACTATAGTTTTAAGCAGAGTATGTCTGTAGATGAAATTATAAAGAGTCTTATAAGTGGAGATACTGTAAAAGATACTGTAAAGGTTACTATACCTGAAGGATTTGAGTTTAAACAGATTGTTAAAAGATTAGAAGAGAAAGGATTAATCAATAAAGATAAGTTTATAAAAATAGCAAATAATGAAGATTTTGACTATAAGTTTTTAAAAGATATACCAAAAGGAAAAAATAGATTAGAAGGTTTTTTATTTCCTGATACTTATGAAATAGCTAAAAATGATACAGAGAGAGAAATTATTATAAAGATGCTAAATCGTTTTGATGATATTTTTGAAGATGCGTATTATAAAAGAGCAAAAGAATTAAATATGAGTGTAAATGATATTATAACGCTTGCCTCTATTATAGAAAGAGAAGCAAAGGTAGATAAGGAAAGACCTATTGTATCGAGTGTTTTTCATAATAGAATAAGAAAAAAGATGCCTCTTCAATCTTGTGCTACAGTTCAATATGTTTTAGGAGAGAGAAAAGCAAAATTAAGCTTTAAAGATGTTGAAACTGATTCTCCCTATAATACTTACAAGCATGCTGGTTTACCTCCTAGACCTATTGCGTCTCCTGGAAAAGCTTCTATAGAAGCAGCACTATATCCAAGTGAAACTGATTATTTATATTTTGTTGTCAGCAAAAATGGAGAGCATCATTTTAGTAAAACATTTAAAGAGCATTTAAATGCAAAGAATGGGATTTACTAA